Proteins encoded within one genomic window of Haloplanus vescus:
- a CDS encoding thiamine pyrophosphate-dependent enzyme, with protein sequence MSAFSAIGEEREIDREEFTPTLEPQATWCPGCGDFGVLKALKQAMPEIGRNPDEVLLVTGIGCSGKLNSYFECYGYHSIHGRSLPIARAAKLANPELEVIAAGGDGDGYGIGGNHFMHTARENHDMTYIVFDNEIFGLTKGQTSPTSPKGHKSKTQPHGSAKDPIRPLSLAITSGASYVARTAAVNPNQAKEILVEAMQHDGFAHVDFLTQCPTWNKDARQYVPYTDVNDSDDYDFDPTNREEASRMATEAERTLYEGEVLTGRFYVDEDRPSYSEEKQAIGEMPDDPLAERYFDEDYEWERTHDMFLDRHK encoded by the coding sequence ATGAGTGCATTCTCAGCCATCGGCGAAGAGCGAGAGATAGACCGCGAAGAGTTCACGCCCACCCTCGAACCGCAGGCGACGTGGTGTCCGGGCTGTGGCGACTTCGGCGTCCTGAAGGCGCTGAAACAGGCCATGCCGGAAATCGGCCGCAACCCCGACGAGGTGTTGCTGGTCACCGGCATCGGCTGTTCGGGCAAGCTCAACAGCTACTTCGAGTGTTACGGCTACCACTCGATTCACGGACGCTCGCTGCCCATCGCGCGCGCGGCCAAACTCGCCAACCCCGAACTCGAGGTCATCGCGGCCGGCGGCGACGGCGACGGCTACGGCATCGGCGGGAACCACTTCATGCACACCGCCCGCGAGAACCACGACATGACCTACATCGTCTTCGACAACGAAATCTTCGGCCTGACGAAAGGGCAGACCTCGCCCACGTCGCCGAAGGGCCACAAGTCGAAGACCCAACCCCACGGGAGCGCCAAGGACCCCATCCGACCCCTGTCGCTCGCCATCACCTCCGGCGCCTCCTACGTCGCCCGGACGGCGGCGGTCAACCCCAACCAGGCGAAGGAGATTCTCGTCGAGGCGATGCAACACGACGGCTTCGCCCACGTCGACTTCCTCACCCAGTGTCCGACCTGGAACAAGGACGCCCGACAGTACGTCCCCTACACCGACGTGAACGACTCCGACGACTACGACTTCGACCCGACCAACCGCGAAGAGGCGTCGAGAATGGCCACGGAGGCCGAACGGACGCTGTACGAGGGTGAAGTCCTCACCGGCCGGTTCTACGTCGACGAGGACCGACCGTCCTACTCCGAGGAGAAACAGGCCATCGGCGAGATGCCCGACGACCCCCTCGCAGAGCGCTACTTCGACGAGGACTACGAGTGGGAGCGCACCCACGACATGTTCCTCGACCGTCACAAGTAG
- the lrpA1 gene encoding HTH-type transcriptional regulator LrpA1 has product MGTLDTERRILSILEEDAQASYGEIADRAGVSKPTVRKYIQRMEEDGIIVGYSAEVDPKKLSGQSIAMVGIEVESERYVEVTRALKAMDAVEALYTSSGDHMLMAEVRAPDGDALGDVISDDIRDIDGVTATHPSFLQERLK; this is encoded by the coding sequence ATGGGTACGCTCGATACGGAACGTCGCATTCTCTCTATCCTCGAGGAGGACGCACAGGCCTCCTACGGCGAGATTGCCGACCGGGCCGGGGTGTCGAAGCCGACGGTTCGAAAGTACATTCAACGCATGGAAGAAGACGGCATCATCGTCGGCTACTCCGCCGAAGTCGACCCGAAGAAACTCTCGGGGCAGTCGATTGCCATGGTCGGCATCGAAGTCGAGAGCGAACGCTACGTCGAAGTGACGCGCGCGCTCAAGGCGATGGACGCCGTGGAAGCACTCTACACGTCCTCCGGCGACCACATGCTGATGGCCGAAGTCCGGGCGCCGGACGGCGACGCTCTCGGCGACGTAATCAGCGACGACATTCGCGACATCGACGGCGTGACCGCGACGCATCCCTCTTTCCTCCAAGAGCGTCTGAAGTGA
- a CDS encoding 2-oxoacid:acceptor oxidoreductase subunit alpha, with product MTDHELMWRIAGGSGDGIASTSQNFAKALMRAGLHVFTHRHYPSRIRGGHTYTEVRADTEPVRSRGDGFNCLLALGDSFARNPQEDAYYGDEEIKPLAENLDELNEGGVIVYDTGLLDADDIPNFEERVEENDWHVYPLNLREIAREHGREVMRNTAGVGATAALLGIDLEYFEELMAESMPEEILEPNVEILHYTHDMVKEEFEFTHDLRVPQGSHEEEQVLLSGSDTIAYGAIDEGCRFIAGYPMTPWTEVFTIMSQALPEIGGISEQVEDEIAAAALALGASHAGVKSMSGSSGGGFALMSEPLGLAEMSETPVVLVEAMRTGPSTGLPTKPEQGDLEHVLYTSQGDSNRVVLAPGTVAEAYEQSRIAFELAYGYNIPVILLYDQKLGGELMNVPASHFDREPNADLGAVMTEEALEDAPHGPGGKFHRYRYDAEDGASPRSIPGQKGGHFLVTGNEHNQAGHIEESPTNRVTQMERRMSKLDAIREELDGKSTQTYMGPDEAEYGLITFGSQQGTVAEAVDRLNDAGHSVKGIGVSDMMPYPEAEMTEFLESVDEALVVEMNASGQFRGLTQKELGRFGEKLSSLLKYNGEPFEPAEIVAGFEASIEGKDVPDQQTTYVPAAGD from the coding sequence ATGACTGACCACGAGCTCATGTGGCGAATCGCTGGTGGCTCGGGCGACGGTATCGCGTCGACCAGCCAGAACTTCGCCAAGGCCCTGATGCGAGCGGGGCTACACGTCTTTACGCACCGACACTATCCGTCGCGGATTCGCGGCGGCCACACGTACACGGAGGTACGCGCCGACACGGAGCCGGTACGCTCCCGCGGCGACGGGTTCAACTGTCTGCTGGCGCTCGGCGACTCCTTCGCCCGCAACCCACAGGAGGACGCCTACTACGGCGACGAGGAGATCAAGCCGCTGGCCGAGAACCTCGACGAACTCAACGAGGGCGGCGTCATCGTCTACGACACCGGACTTCTGGACGCCGACGACATCCCGAACTTCGAGGAGCGAGTCGAGGAGAACGACTGGCACGTCTACCCCCTCAACCTCCGAGAGATTGCACGCGAACACGGCCGCGAAGTGATGCGAAACACCGCCGGCGTCGGCGCGACGGCGGCGCTTCTCGGCATCGACCTCGAGTATTTCGAGGAGCTGATGGCCGAGTCGATGCCGGAGGAGATTCTCGAACCCAACGTGGAGATTCTCCACTACACCCACGACATGGTGAAAGAGGAGTTCGAGTTCACCCACGACCTCCGCGTGCCGCAGGGGAGCCACGAGGAGGAACAGGTGCTGCTCTCGGGCAGCGACACCATCGCCTACGGCGCCATCGATGAGGGTTGTCGGTTCATCGCCGGCTACCCGATGACGCCGTGGACCGAAGTGTTCACCATCATGTCTCAAGCCCTGCCCGAAATCGGCGGCATCTCCGAGCAGGTGGAAGACGAGATTGCGGCGGCGGCGCTCGCACTCGGCGCCTCTCACGCGGGCGTGAAGTCCATGTCCGGGTCCTCCGGCGGTGGCTTCGCGCTCATGTCCGAACCGCTCGGCCTCGCCGAGATGTCGGAGACGCCGGTCGTGCTGGTCGAGGCGATGCGGACCGGTCCCTCGACGGGCCTGCCGACCAAGCCCGAACAGGGCGACCTCGAACACGTCCTCTACACGAGTCAGGGTGACTCGAACCGCGTCGTGCTGGCGCCGGGGACAGTCGCCGAGGCGTACGAACAGTCCCGAATCGCGTTCGAACTCGCCTACGGCTACAACATCCCCGTCATCCTGCTCTACGACCAGAAGCTCGGCGGCGAACTGATGAACGTGCCCGCGAGTCACTTCGACCGCGAGCCGAACGCGGACCTCGGCGCCGTGATGACCGAGGAAGCGCTGGAGGACGCCCCCCACGGACCGGGTGGGAAGTTCCACCGCTACCGCTACGACGCCGAGGACGGCGCCAGTCCGCGCTCCATCCCCGGCCAGAAGGGCGGGCATTTCCTCGTCACCGGGAACGAGCACAATCAGGCGGGGCACATCGAGGAGAGTCCGACGAACCGCGTCACGCAGATGGAGCGTCGGATGTCGAAACTCGACGCCATCCGCGAGGAACTCGACGGGAAGTCGACTCAGACGTACATGGGGCCCGACGAGGCCGAGTACGGCCTCATCACCTTCGGGAGTCAGCAGGGCACCGTCGCGGAGGCGGTCGACCGCCTCAACGACGCCGGCCACTCCGTGAAGGGTATCGGCGTCAGCGACATGATGCCCTACCCCGAGGCAGAGATGACGGAGTTCCTCGAGAGCGTCGACGAGGCGCTGGTGGTCGAGATGAACGCCTCCGGGCAGTTCCGCGGCCTCACCCAGAAGGAGCTCGGTCGCTTCGGCGAGAAGCTGTCGAGCCTCCTGAAGTACAACGGCGAACCGTTCGAACCCGCCGAAATCGTCGCGGGCTTCGAAGCGAGCATCGAGGGGAAGGACGTCCCCGACCAGCAGACGACGTACGTACCAGCGGCAGGTGACTAA